From Haloarcula sp. CBA1127, a single genomic window includes:
- a CDS encoding MaoC/PaaZ C-terminal domain-containing protein: MAGEFDAVEVGDGFTTSGRTITEADVVNFAGVSGDFNHLHTNAERMADSGYGERIAHGALVFSVVTGLLWQARDEAEKRHMVAFYGIDRLRFVKPVFLGDTIHVEAEIVDTERRDHPVATGVVRTEVTAVNQADEAVFSAEFLTLRR; encoded by the coding sequence ATGGCCGGCGAGTTCGATGCAGTCGAAGTCGGCGACGGCTTCACCACGTCGGGGCGAACCATCACTGAGGCCGATGTGGTCAACTTCGCGGGTGTCAGCGGGGATTTCAATCACCTCCACACGAACGCCGAGCGGATGGCCGACTCGGGGTATGGCGAACGAATCGCCCACGGTGCGCTGGTGTTTTCAGTCGTCACTGGCCTCCTGTGGCAGGCCCGCGACGAGGCCGAAAAGCGCCACATGGTCGCGTTCTACGGCATCGACCGGCTTCGGTTCGTCAAGCCGGTGTTCCTGGGCGATACGATTCACGTCGAGGCCGAGATTGTCGATACCGAACGGCGGGACCATCCGGTTGCGACGGGCGTCGTCCGAACCGAAGTCACCGCGGTGAATCAGGCCGACGAAGCTGTCTTTTCGGCCGAGTTCCTGACGCTCCGGCGGTAG
- a CDS encoding ABC transporter substrate-binding protein: MADPTSTPSDRSTAYTNGIGRRSFIRAAGASAALGLFAGCSGDGGGGGENPDGGGGISETVTIGHLAPLSNPLGIGSKRSAEMAVAEINDDGGIADQTVELVTKDTRASPSEARTVAGELVRQEEVDAIVGTFSSEVTQSIMDLVSEFNTPFLVTGSAAPSTVTEFVASDYERYKNTFRVGPVNSHFQAEVISQYASHLSDRHGWNTFAVVADDAEWTTVFRNRLVDLLREADLDVPMVNGLATDTTSFGSVLDDVDEVGADAMFRFFAHINGGPMAARWAEGEYEFGIEGVHVASMLPAYYQLTEGAAAYETTTQSGAAGVTDITSKTVPFTESYMEEYGDADDPPSKPMYMGFVTYDAIHVFKNAAERAGTVDQENNLDAIVDALLQTDFTGTAGQVQFYGADETYAHDLREKRDSDGIITNYPLTQWREGGSLECVYPEDLRTAEHAAPPWMG, translated from the coding sequence ATGGCAGACCCAACGAGCACACCCAGCGACAGGAGCACAGCATATACCAACGGTATCGGTCGGCGGTCATTCATCAGAGCGGCCGGGGCGAGCGCAGCGCTCGGACTGTTCGCCGGCTGCAGCGGTGACGGCGGCGGTGGTGGGGAGAACCCTGATGGAGGTGGTGGCATCTCCGAGACGGTCACCATCGGCCACCTCGCACCGCTGAGCAACCCACTCGGCATCGGCTCGAAGCGGTCGGCGGAGATGGCGGTCGCGGAAATCAACGACGACGGTGGTATCGCCGACCAGACCGTCGAACTCGTTACGAAGGACACGCGGGCGTCGCCGTCCGAGGCGCGCACCGTCGCAGGCGAGTTGGTCCGACAGGAGGAAGTCGACGCCATCGTCGGCACGTTCTCCAGTGAGGTGACCCAGTCCATCATGGACCTGGTGTCGGAGTTCAACACGCCGTTTCTGGTCACCGGCTCCGCCGCGCCGAGCACCGTCACGGAGTTCGTCGCGTCCGACTACGAGCGCTACAAGAACACGTTCCGGGTCGGGCCGGTGAACTCCCACTTCCAGGCGGAGGTCATCAGCCAGTACGCCAGCCACCTCTCGGACCGCCACGGGTGGAACACGTTCGCCGTCGTCGCCGACGACGCCGAGTGGACGACGGTGTTCCGGAACCGGCTGGTCGACCTGCTGAGGGAGGCGGACTTGGACGTACCGATGGTGAACGGGCTGGCAACTGATACCACCTCATTCGGGTCGGTACTAGACGACGTGGACGAGGTGGGCGCGGACGCGATGTTCCGCTTCTTCGCGCACATCAACGGCGGGCCGATGGCGGCCCGCTGGGCGGAGGGCGAGTACGAATTTGGCATCGAAGGAGTCCACGTCGCGTCGATGCTGCCGGCTTACTACCAGCTCACCGAAGGCGCGGCGGCCTACGAGACGACAACCCAGTCCGGCGCGGCGGGTGTCACCGACATCACGTCGAAGACGGTCCCGTTCACGGAGTCGTACATGGAGGAGTACGGGGACGCCGATGACCCGCCGAGCAAGCCGATGTACATGGGCTTTGTGACCTACGACGCGATACACGTCTTCAAGAACGCCGCCGAGCGCGCCGGTACCGTCGACCAGGAGAACAACCTCGATGCAATTGTCGACGCGCTGCTCCAGACCGACTTCACTGGAACGGCCGGGCAGGTCCAGTTCTACGGGGCCGACGAGACGTACGCCCACGACCTCCGAGAGAAGCGGGATAGTGACGGCATCATCACGAACTACCCGCTTACCCAATGGCGCGAGGGCGGGTCTCTGGAGTGCGTCTACCCGGAAGACTTGCGGACCGCCGAACACGCCGCGCCACCGTGGATGGGGTGA
- a CDS encoding SDR family NAD(P)-dependent oxidoreductase — protein sequence MPEMSDAMSKSHTERFRLEGQRAIITGASSGIGRAIAEEFAADGADVVVCSREQDNVGPVADEINDSDRPGEAVAIECDVTDREAVEALVEATVDEFGGLDVLVNNAGASFMSGFDDISENGWKTIVDINLHGTYHCTQAAGDALAADGGGTVINLSSVAGEQGAPYMSHYGAAKAGVSNLTSTLSAEWADRDIRINCIAPGFVATPGVESQMGVSADNIDREAVERRIGLSEEIADIALFLASPASSYIVGQTITAAGVPRLEETPDI from the coding sequence ATGCCCGAGATGTCCGATGCGATGTCAAAGTCACACACGGAGCGGTTTCGCCTGGAAGGACAGCGGGCGATTATAACGGGTGCATCGAGCGGCATCGGCCGGGCAATCGCTGAGGAGTTCGCGGCCGACGGGGCCGACGTGGTTGTCTGCTCGCGCGAACAGGACAACGTCGGACCGGTGGCCGACGAAATCAACGACAGCGACCGGCCCGGTGAGGCGGTCGCTATCGAATGCGACGTGACAGACCGCGAGGCCGTCGAGGCGCTAGTGGAAGCGACCGTCGACGAGTTCGGCGGGCTGGACGTGCTCGTGAACAACGCCGGCGCGAGCTTCATGTCCGGGTTCGACGACATCAGCGAGAACGGCTGGAAAACCATCGTCGACATCAACCTCCACGGGACCTACCACTGCACGCAGGCGGCCGGGGACGCGCTGGCCGCGGACGGCGGCGGGACGGTCATCAACCTCTCCAGCGTCGCCGGGGAACAGGGCGCGCCGTACATGAGCCACTACGGGGCCGCAAAGGCCGGCGTCAGCAATCTCACGTCGACGCTGTCGGCGGAGTGGGCCGACCGGGACATCCGCATCAACTGCATCGCGCCTGGCTTCGTCGCCACGCCGGGCGTCGAGTCACAGATGGGCGTCAGCGCCGACAACATCGACCGCGAGGCCGTCGAGCGCCGCATCGGTCTCTCGGAGGAGATCGCCGACATCGCGCTGTTCCTCGCCAGTCCGGCCTCGTCGTACATCGTCGGTCAGACCATCACCGCCGCCGGCGTCCCACGGCTCGAAGAGACGCCTGACATCTGA
- a CDS encoding ABC transporter ATP-binding protein, translating into MTLLSVEDLTKQFGGLVAVDDLSFGVESGEILGLIGPNGSGKTTVFNCIMSIYAVTSGTVRFDGADITDKKTHQIVNRGLSRVSQESNPIGSMTVRENIELFTFPNSIRSFDGGANDDAIAGYAAQVDIEDALDDDPGSLPHADVRRLEIAKALATEPDLLLLDEPFAGLNQTEVRQLSKQFESFREQGITMVVVDHNMRGLMDLVDRVVVLHNGQKLASGDPADIVGDERVQDAYLAGEVSAVQ; encoded by the coding sequence GTGACGCTGCTGTCGGTTGAGGACTTGACCAAGCAGTTCGGCGGCCTCGTCGCCGTCGACGACCTCTCCTTTGGCGTCGAGAGCGGCGAGATACTCGGCCTCATCGGCCCCAACGGCTCCGGCAAGACGACCGTGTTCAACTGCATCATGAGCATCTACGCGGTGACTAGCGGAACAGTGCGTTTCGATGGCGCGGACATCACGGACAAGAAGACGCACCAGATTGTCAACCGTGGATTGTCGCGTGTCTCTCAGGAGTCCAATCCGATCGGGTCGATGACCGTCCGAGAGAACATCGAACTGTTCACCTTCCCCAACAGTATCCGCTCGTTCGACGGGGGTGCAAACGACGATGCAATCGCCGGCTACGCCGCACAGGTCGACATCGAAGACGCACTTGATGACGACCCCGGCTCCCTGCCCCACGCTGACGTTCGCCGCCTCGAAATTGCGAAAGCGCTGGCGACAGAGCCGGACCTCCTCCTGCTGGACGAGCCCTTCGCCGGCCTAAACCAGACGGAGGTCCGGCAACTCTCCAAGCAGTTCGAATCGTTCCGCGAGCAGGGCATCACGATGGTCGTCGTCGACCACAACATGCGCGGCCTGATGGACCTCGTCGACCGAGTCGTGGTGTTGCACAACGGCCAGAAACTGGCGTCTGGTGACCCGGCCGACATCGTCGGTGACGAGCGGGTCCAAGACGCCTACCTCGCCGGGGAGGTGAGCGCGGTCCAATGA
- a CDS encoding ABC transporter ATP-binding protein, which produces MSDPLLEVEDLDVYYGKSQALDGVSLTVERGEIGGIVGPNGAGKTTLLDAVAGFLDYGGTIRFNGRDVADLNPQQLVNDGLIYCTEDRDLFPFFSVHENLLMGAQFREDRDAVRADLTMVYDLFPRLDDRRDQEAQTMSGGEQQMLALGRALMGDPELLVLDEPTLGLAPVIIDDISDAIETLNDQGQTLLLVEQNATFALRHAHRLSLLESGRVELSGSAAEFQNNDYITEAYVGIH; this is translated from the coding sequence ATGAGCGACCCGCTGCTCGAAGTCGAAGACCTCGACGTGTACTACGGCAAGTCTCAGGCGCTGGACGGCGTTTCGCTGACCGTTGAGCGCGGGGAGATCGGCGGCATCGTCGGCCCCAACGGCGCGGGGAAGACGACGCTGTTGGACGCCGTTGCCGGCTTCCTCGACTACGGCGGGACGATTCGGTTCAACGGGCGAGACGTGGCCGACCTCAACCCCCAGCAGCTGGTCAACGACGGCCTCATCTACTGCACCGAGGACCGCGACCTGTTCCCGTTCTTCTCGGTGCACGAGAACCTGCTCATGGGCGCGCAGTTCCGCGAGGACCGCGACGCCGTCCGAGCTGACCTGACGATGGTGTACGACCTGTTCCCGCGGCTCGACGACCGCCGGGACCAAGAGGCCCAGACCATGAGCGGCGGCGAACAGCAGATGCTCGCCCTCGGACGGGCGCTGATGGGTGACCCAGAGTTACTCGTCCTCGACGAGCCGACGCTCGGGCTGGCTCCCGTCATCATCGACGACATCAGCGACGCCATCGAGACGCTGAACGACCAGGGCCAGACGCTCCTGCTCGTCGAGCAGAACGCCACGTTCGCGCTGCGCCACGCCCACCGGCTCTCACTGCTGGAATCCGGCCGGGTCGAGCTCAGTGGCTCCGCCGCGGAGTTCCAGAACAACGACTACATCACAGAGGCGTACGTCGGCATCCACTGA
- a CDS encoding acyl-CoA dehydrogenase family protein produces the protein MISFTDSEAATTLAERARALMDEVVIPRERELAGGTAISDATVRDLRAAAREYDVYAPQIPEEHGGMGYDFRDVLPTFEEAGRSLLGPLAMRVDAPDEGNMHLLEMQGTDLQKSEYLDPLVEGEIQSGFAMTEPMQGAGSDPKMIRTTAQKDGDEWVIDGHKWWTTGGVDADILLVFARTDEDVHPYEGCSVFIVPADADGVDIVRNVPHMGSQGDPKGHAEIEFNGVRVPEEHLLGEEGNGFQHVQQRLGPARLTHCMRFSGMAERALSIAKAYTTERQAFGDSVADKQHVRFEIAEQETQIQAARALVRAAADAIAAGKEARVEVSMSKVFAARATQDAIDTAVQFCGGNGIGRDLPLADFYELVRTFRIVDGADEVHLRTIAREAFEDVDSEELEPVRRYRE, from the coding sequence ATGATATCGTTCACCGATTCCGAGGCCGCGACTACGCTTGCCGAGCGTGCCCGAGCGTTGATGGACGAGGTCGTCATCCCGCGGGAGCGAGAACTCGCGGGCGGGACGGCTATCTCCGACGCAACAGTTCGCGACCTCCGCGCTGCCGCACGGGAGTACGACGTGTACGCTCCACAGATTCCTGAAGAACACGGCGGGATGGGCTATGACTTCCGGGACGTGTTGCCGACGTTCGAAGAAGCCGGTCGGAGTCTGCTCGGTCCACTTGCGATGCGCGTCGACGCGCCCGACGAAGGGAATATGCATCTGCTAGAGATGCAAGGGACTGACCTCCAGAAATCGGAGTACCTCGACCCGCTCGTCGAGGGTGAGATTCAGTCGGGCTTCGCGATGACCGAGCCGATGCAGGGCGCGGGCTCTGACCCGAAGATGATACGCACCACGGCGCAGAAGGACGGTGACGAGTGGGTCATCGACGGCCACAAGTGGTGGACGACCGGGGGTGTTGACGCCGACATTCTGCTCGTCTTCGCTCGGACGGACGAGGACGTCCACCCGTATGAGGGGTGTTCAGTGTTCATCGTCCCGGCCGACGCCGACGGCGTGGACATCGTTCGGAACGTCCCGCACATGGGGAGTCAGGGCGACCCGAAGGGCCACGCCGAAATCGAGTTCAACGGCGTTCGCGTCCCCGAGGAGCACCTGCTGGGCGAGGAAGGCAACGGCTTCCAGCACGTCCAGCAACGGCTCGGCCCGGCGCGGCTCACCCACTGCATGCGTTTCTCGGGGATGGCCGAGCGGGCGCTGTCCATCGCCAAGGCCTACACCACCGAACGGCAGGCCTTCGGCGACTCCGTGGCCGATAAACAGCACGTCCGCTTTGAAATCGCCGAACAGGAGACACAGATTCAGGCCGCGCGGGCGCTGGTCCGGGCCGCCGCGGACGCTATCGCCGCCGGCAAAGAAGCCCGCGTCGAGGTGTCGATGAGCAAAGTGTTCGCCGCCCGGGCGACGCAGGACGCTATCGACACTGCGGTCCAGTTCTGTGGCGGCAACGGCATCGGCCGGGACCTCCCGCTTGCGGACTTCTATGAGCTGGTCAGGACGTTCCGCATCGTCGACGGAGCAGACGAGGTCCACCTGCGGACCATCGCCCGGGAGGCCTTCGAGGACGTGGACAGCGAGGAACTGGAGCCGGTGCGTCGCTACCGCGAGTAG
- a CDS encoding branched-chain amino acid ABC transporter permease gives MSDREQTGQGVGRLVGRAESVLRDNILAQGAGVIGAVGQPAERLLWPVAERYNRRLGERFGEVTGLQLLLLVVALGGLVTAPLWGPDYLRPLTLGAVWAIFAMGWDIQSGYTGYISFGHSALSGAAGYTTGLLTLHLSPELPLFVTVPLSILATTALGLAIAVPSLRLRGPYFSLVTFVTVLLFYRLTKALSHWTNGLRGIRVDVFTYDLTLQYYMVVVPMLAVAATLTYVGRSDVGTVLIAIRENEDAVSAAGLDPTKFKLWSFVLSAVPMGIGGVLLAHVNAGVDPQTFVIVDNSIQMIAMAVIGGMSSILGPLGGAFLFVGLRDVFLVGLGEELRWLALWLLVLLVLVFARDGLFRLLWRALGALGGDRR, from the coding sequence ATGAGTGACCGAGAACAGACCGGCCAGGGTGTCGGTCGACTCGTTGGCCGCGCCGAATCGGTGCTAAGAGACAACATCCTCGCGCAGGGAGCCGGCGTCATCGGAGCGGTCGGCCAGCCAGCGGAGCGGCTGCTCTGGCCGGTCGCCGAGCGGTACAACCGCAGGCTCGGCGAGCGCTTCGGCGAAGTCACCGGCCTGCAGTTGTTGTTGCTGGTGGTGGCCCTTGGCGGTCTCGTCACTGCGCCGCTGTGGGGGCCGGATTACCTCAGACCGCTCACGCTTGGCGCGGTCTGGGCTATCTTCGCAATGGGCTGGGACATCCAGAGCGGCTACACCGGCTACATCAGTTTCGGCCATTCAGCGCTGTCGGGAGCGGCCGGCTACACCACCGGCCTGTTGACACTGCATCTCAGCCCCGAGCTACCGCTGTTTGTCACAGTGCCGCTGTCGATACTCGCGACGACGGCGCTAGGGCTGGCGATTGCCGTCCCGTCCCTCCGACTACGGGGCCCGTATTTCTCGCTTGTCACCTTCGTCACCGTCTTGCTGTTCTACCGGCTGACGAAGGCGTTGAGCCACTGGACGAACGGCCTGCGTGGCATTCGCGTCGACGTGTTCACCTACGACCTGACGCTGCAGTACTACATGGTTGTGGTGCCGATGCTCGCCGTTGCGGCCACGCTGACCTACGTCGGACGTTCCGATGTTGGCACAGTACTGATCGCCATCCGAGAGAACGAGGACGCCGTCTCGGCGGCCGGGCTGGACCCGACGAAATTCAAGCTCTGGTCGTTCGTGCTGAGCGCGGTTCCGATGGGCATCGGCGGCGTCCTGCTTGCCCACGTCAACGCGGGCGTCGACCCCCAGACGTTCGTCATCGTGGACAACAGCATTCAGATGATCGCGATGGCGGTTATCGGCGGCATGAGCTCGATTCTGGGGCCACTGGGCGGCGCGTTCCTGTTCGTTGGACTCCGGGACGTGTTCCTCGTCGGTCTCGGCGAGGAACTGCGCTGGCTCGCCCTCTGGCTGCTCGTTCTCCTCGTGCTGGTGTTCGCCCGGGACGGACTGTTCCGTCTCCTCTGGCGTGCACTCGGCGCGCTGGGAGGTGACCGACGGTGA
- a CDS encoding HAD family hydrolase: MSESPDVEAVFWDIGGVILRMASVRAAHREFVERLCAEYPATAASDAALERWRNVLGTYFGEREGTTFRPAREGYRRAVDEILTVSPKETEWESLFQEIRNEQVRPNPDAIAAIEELADAPLHQGVISDVDADEGEQLLRTFGVWDAMDSYTASESVGRTKPDPAMFETALGKAGVAPTQAVMVGDRYEHDMDGGTRAGLWTVAYGAEDGPAVDVALDDLRELPDWLGVSK; encoded by the coding sequence GTGAGTGAGAGTCCAGACGTTGAGGCCGTCTTCTGGGACATCGGGGGCGTCATCCTTCGGATGGCGTCCGTCCGGGCGGCCCACCGCGAGTTTGTCGAACGGCTGTGTGCCGAGTACCCGGCCACTGCGGCTTCCGACGCGGCCCTCGAACGATGGCGGAACGTCCTCGGAACGTACTTCGGCGAGCGCGAGGGGACAACGTTCCGGCCCGCCCGCGAGGGCTACCGGCGGGCAGTCGACGAGATTCTGACAGTCAGTCCCAAGGAAACCGAGTGGGAATCACTGTTCCAAGAAATCCGTAACGAGCAGGTCAGGCCCAACCCCGACGCCATCGCGGCCATTGAGGAACTGGCAGACGCGCCGCTCCATCAGGGCGTCATCAGCGATGTGGACGCCGACGAGGGCGAGCAACTGTTGCGGACCTTCGGCGTCTGGGACGCGATGGATTCGTACACCGCCTCGGAGTCCGTCGGTCGAACCAAGCCCGACCCGGCGATGTTCGAAACGGCGCTCGGGAAGGCTGGGGTCGCACCGACACAGGCCGTGATGGTCGGTGACCGCTACGAGCACGATATGGACGGCGGAACGCGGGCCGGGCTGTGGACGGTTGCCTACGGGGCCGAGGACGGACCCGCCGTGGATGTGGCTCTTGACGATCTCCGAGAGTTACCGGACTGGCTCGGCGTTTCGAAGTGA
- a CDS encoding acyl-CoA dehydrogenase family protein, translating into MAFSLTAEQTAVREAVREFGENEIEPLGTECDREKRYPAELMEQAAQYDLIAPEVPEKYGGAGMDSLTGVVVTEELWRADPGIGSAIGSRGFGSSMIQKYGDEWMKEKWLPKITSGESACASAISEPAHGSNVAGIETYAERDSDGWVLNGNKMWITNGTVADVMVVMAKTDPDAGHEGISAFLVPTDTDGLQAEKIDNKLGIRASDLAEIIIDDVRVPEENLVGEAGAGFYQLMDFFASGRANVAAQAVGTAQAAIDDSIEYANEREQFGQPISEFQAIEHKVAEMATNVEAARSLTYRAASAIDSGNLDVATKLASMAKLFASEHAVDVADEAIQVHGGAGYVTDHNVERYYRDARITKIYEGTSEIQKNIIADRVL; encoded by the coding sequence ATGGCGTTTAGCTTGACGGCCGAGCAGACGGCAGTCCGAGAAGCAGTGCGTGAATTCGGCGAGAACGAGATCGAGCCGCTCGGAACGGAATGTGACAGGGAGAAACGCTACCCAGCGGAACTGATGGAGCAGGCGGCACAGTACGACCTCATCGCGCCGGAAGTCCCCGAGAAGTACGGCGGCGCGGGGATGGACAGCCTCACCGGTGTCGTCGTCACCGAAGAACTGTGGCGTGCCGACCCGGGCATCGGGAGCGCCATCGGCTCCCGTGGCTTCGGGTCGAGCATGATTCAGAAGTACGGCGACGAGTGGATGAAAGAAAAGTGGCTGCCGAAGATCACCAGCGGCGAGTCGGCGTGTGCCAGCGCCATCAGCGAACCCGCCCACGGCTCGAACGTGGCCGGTATCGAGACCTACGCCGAACGCGACAGCGACGGCTGGGTACTCAATGGCAACAAGATGTGGATCACGAACGGCACCGTCGCCGATGTGATGGTCGTGATGGCAAAAACCGACCCCGACGCCGGCCACGAGGGCATCAGCGCGTTCCTCGTGCCGACAGACACCGACGGCCTGCAGGCCGAGAAAATCGACAACAAGCTCGGCATCCGCGCGTCGGACCTGGCCGAAATCATCATCGACGACGTTCGCGTGCCCGAGGAGAACCTCGTCGGAGAAGCGGGCGCTGGCTTCTACCAGCTGATGGACTTCTTCGCGAGCGGGCGGGCAAACGTAGCCGCGCAGGCCGTCGGCACTGCACAGGCCGCCATCGACGACTCTATCGAGTACGCGAACGAGCGCGAGCAGTTCGGCCAGCCGATCAGCGAGTTCCAGGCCATCGAACACAAGGTCGCGGAGATGGCCACCAACGTCGAGGCCGCGCGGTCGCTTACGTATCGCGCCGCCAGCGCGATCGATTCTGGCAACCTCGATGTGGCGACGAAGTTGGCCAGCATGGCGAAGTTGTTCGCCAGCGAGCACGCCGTCGACGTGGCCGACGAGGCGATTCAGGTCCACGGCGGCGCGGGCTACGTCACCGACCACAACGTCGAGCGGTACTACCGCGACGCCCGCATCACCAAGATCTACGAAGGGACCAGCGAGATCCAGAAGAACATCATCGCCGACCGCGTGCTGTGA
- a CDS encoding branched-chain amino acid ABC transporter permease, giving the protein MLGDIASVIVDGALISAVYALIAIGFTMVFGVGGVLNLAHGALIMAGAYTYLSLVSDSILASVTLHPIVAFPLTIVIVGLISYGLYVVLVRTIEENVVITFLATIVVAIAFTELVTLVFHAQPYQYSVVPGVLQVQALGTRILYVELAAFVASWVAMGLLWYYVTKTDSGRSIRATSMSERGAMLTGVDVSGVRARTWLVAGGLAGIAGVFLGGIGAAEPTMWLEPLALAFIIVVVGGIGSIKGSVAAAYIVGYLQTATGQFLGQSVRGIMSLVVLVVVLLVLPQGLYGTEFVHE; this is encoded by the coding sequence ATGCTGGGAGACATTGCCAGCGTCATCGTCGACGGCGCGCTCATCAGCGCCGTCTACGCCCTGATCGCTATCGGCTTCACCATGGTGTTTGGCGTCGGCGGCGTGTTGAACCTCGCCCACGGAGCGCTGATAATGGCCGGCGCGTACACCTACCTGAGTCTCGTCTCGGACAGTATCCTCGCGAGCGTGACGCTGCATCCGATAGTCGCGTTCCCGCTCACAATCGTCATCGTCGGGCTCATTTCCTACGGTCTCTACGTCGTGCTGGTCCGGACCATCGAGGAGAACGTCGTCATCACGTTCCTCGCGACCATCGTGGTCGCCATCGCCTTCACCGAACTCGTCACGCTCGTGTTTCACGCCCAGCCCTACCAGTACAGCGTGGTACCGGGCGTGCTGCAGGTCCAGGCGCTCGGGACCCGCATCCTCTACGTGGAACTCGCGGCCTTCGTCGCCTCCTGGGTCGCGATGGGCCTGCTCTGGTACTACGTCACCAAGACCGACAGCGGCCGGTCGATACGCGCCACCTCGATGAGCGAGCGCGGGGCCATGCTCACCGGCGTCGACGTGTCTGGCGTGCGTGCCCGCACGTGGCTCGTCGCGGGCGGCCTGGCTGGCATCGCCGGCGTGTTTTTGGGCGGCATCGGCGCGGCCGAACCGACGATGTGGCTGGAACCGCTCGCGCTCGCCTTTATCATCGTCGTCGTGGGCGGCATCGGCTCCATCAAGGGGTCGGTCGCCGCCGCCTACATCGTCGGCTACCTGCAGACGGCAACCGGACAGTTCCTCGGACAGAGCGTTCGCGGCATCATGTCGCTGGTGGTCCTCGTGGTCGTCCTACTGGTGCTGCCACAGGGCCTGTACGGCACGGAGTTCGTCCATGAGTGA